From Aeromicrobium sp. Sec7.5, the proteins below share one genomic window:
- a CDS encoding acyclic terpene utilization AtuA family protein: MTIRVGNCSGYYGDRISAMREMLEGGELDYLTGDYLAELTMLILGRDQLKDPDRGYARTFLRQVTDCLALAQEKGVKIVANAGGVNPAGLADALRAAAQEQGIEVNVAHVEGDDLRQRTEELGFGEVITANAYLGAFGIAAALDAGADIVVTGRVTDASVVVGPAIHAHGWKPDDLDALAGAVVAGHVIECGTQATGGNYSGFRALDLSAPLGFPIAEIDADGSSVITKHEGAGGSVTVDTVTAQLVYEIQGPTYANPDVVTHLDTIELTQEGDDRVRISGVQGSPPPPTTKVCLNALGGFRNTVAFQLTGLDIPAKAAWIRAQIDAALAADAPDEVEWHLDRTDVFDPATQAQATSVLHCHVRSSRSEPVGRAFSDAAVQVALASYPGFYLMAPPSKGAPFGEYRAAYVPQDTVPHVVVLADGTRVDIAPPTDTAPFDPLARREEPSPASPPVDGEVRAVPLGEVAFARSGDKGGNANIGVWIPADHPDRDAAYAWLAAELTPDRVRELLPEAAPLEVEVHPLPRIAAVNVIVHGLLGEGVASSTRLDPQAKAVGEWLRARVVTVPTTLIPEV; this comes from the coding sequence GTGACGATTCGCGTGGGCAACTGCTCCGGCTACTACGGCGACCGCATCTCCGCGATGCGCGAGATGCTCGAGGGCGGCGAGCTCGACTACCTGACGGGCGACTACCTCGCCGAGCTGACGATGCTGATCCTCGGGCGCGACCAGCTCAAGGATCCCGACCGTGGCTACGCCCGCACGTTCCTGCGCCAGGTCACCGACTGCCTCGCGCTCGCGCAGGAGAAGGGCGTCAAGATCGTCGCCAACGCCGGCGGCGTGAACCCCGCGGGCCTGGCCGACGCCCTCCGGGCGGCCGCGCAGGAGCAGGGGATCGAGGTCAACGTCGCGCACGTCGAGGGCGACGATCTCCGCCAGCGCACCGAGGAGCTCGGCTTCGGTGAGGTCATCACCGCGAATGCCTACCTCGGCGCGTTCGGCATCGCCGCGGCGCTCGACGCCGGCGCCGACATCGTCGTGACAGGCCGCGTCACCGACGCCTCCGTCGTCGTCGGCCCCGCGATCCACGCGCACGGCTGGAAGCCCGACGACCTCGACGCCCTCGCCGGTGCGGTCGTCGCGGGCCACGTCATCGAGTGCGGCACGCAGGCCACCGGCGGCAACTACAGCGGCTTCCGCGCCCTCGACCTGAGCGCGCCCCTCGGCTTCCCGATCGCCGAGATCGACGCCGACGGCTCGTCGGTCATCACCAAGCACGAGGGAGCCGGCGGGTCCGTCACGGTCGACACCGTCACGGCGCAGCTCGTCTACGAGATCCAGGGCCCGACCTATGCCAACCCCGACGTCGTGACCCACCTCGACACGATCGAGCTGACGCAGGAGGGCGACGACCGGGTCCGCATCAGCGGCGTCCAGGGGTCACCCCCGCCGCCCACCACCAAGGTCTGCCTGAACGCGCTCGGCGGCTTCCGCAACACCGTGGCCTTCCAGCTCACGGGGCTCGACATCCCGGCCAAGGCCGCCTGGATCCGGGCCCAGATCGACGCCGCCCTCGCGGCCGACGCCCCCGACGAGGTCGAGTGGCACCTCGACCGCACCGACGTCTTCGACCCGGCCACCCAGGCGCAGGCCACGTCGGTGCTGCACTGCCACGTGCGCAGCAGCCGCTCCGAGCCGGTCGGTCGCGCGTTCAGCGACGCCGCCGTCCAGGTCGCGCTCGCCTCGTACCCGGGCTTCTACCTGATGGCGCCCCCGTCGAAGGGTGCCCCGTTCGGCGAGTACCGGGCGGCGTACGTGCCGCAGGACACCGTGCCGCACGTCGTGGTGCTGGCCGACGGCACGCGCGTCGACATCGCGCCGCCGACGGACACGGCGCCGTTCGACCCGCTGGCTCGCCGCGAGGAGCCGTCGCCGGCGTCACCCCCCGTCGACGGCGAGGTCCGCGCCGTCCCGCTCGGCGAGGTCGCCTTCGCCCGGTCGGGCGACAAGGGCGGCAACGCCAACATCGGCGTCTGGATCCCGGCCGACCACCCCGACCGTGACGCCGCGTACGCCTGGCTCGCGGCCGAGCTCACCCCCGACCGCGTCCGTGAGCTGCTGCCCGAGGCGGCACCGCTCGAGGTCGAGGTCCACCCGCTGCCGCGGATCGCCGCGGTCAACGTCATCGTCCACGGCCTGCTCGGCGAGGGGGTCGCCTCGTCGACCCGGCTCGACCCGCAGGCCAAGGCCGTCGGCGAGTGGCTGCGCGCCCGCGTCGTCACCGTCCCCACCACCCTGATCCCGGAGGTCTGA
- a CDS encoding TIGR03084 family metal-binding protein, translating into MADPTPTNPTPTNPVVADLVAESEQLDGWVAGLDDAGWETVTTPEGWTVAHQVAHLLWTDRASLAAIAAGEEWKLLQHVAQQDPTGFVDSETERLVEIAPDSLLHHWRDSRHRLSDALAAVPSGTKIEWFGPPMSATSMATARHMETWAHGQDVAEALGLEVPRTDRVRNVCHLGVRTRGFAYLMRGLEAPAAEVRVELTAPSGGLWTWGPEDAADRVTGDAWDFALLATRRRHRDDVDVRAEGDAADGWLDVIQTFAGLPGNDPVRLADR; encoded by the coding sequence ATGGCCGACCCCACCCCGACGAACCCCACCCCGACCAACCCCGTGGTCGCCGACCTCGTCGCCGAGAGCGAGCAGCTCGACGGCTGGGTCGCCGGTCTCGACGACGCCGGGTGGGAGACCGTCACGACCCCCGAGGGCTGGACCGTGGCCCACCAGGTCGCGCACCTGCTCTGGACCGACCGGGCCAGCCTCGCCGCGATCGCCGCTGGCGAGGAGTGGAAGCTGCTGCAGCACGTCGCGCAGCAGGACCCGACGGGCTTCGTCGACAGCGAGACCGAGCGGCTCGTGGAGATCGCGCCCGACTCGCTGCTGCACCACTGGCGCGACTCCCGGCACCGCCTGTCCGACGCGCTCGCGGCCGTGCCGTCGGGCACCAAGATCGAGTGGTTCGGCCCGCCCATGAGCGCAACCTCGATGGCGACCGCGCGGCACATGGAGACGTGGGCGCACGGTCAGGACGTCGCCGAGGCGCTGGGCCTGGAGGTGCCGCGGACCGATCGCGTCCGCAACGTCTGCCACCTCGGGGTCCGCACCCGCGGCTTCGCCTACCTGATGCGTGGTCTCGAGGCCCCGGCCGCCGAGGTGCGCGTCGAGCTCACGGCGCCCTCGGGCGGGCTCTGGACGTGGGGTCCGGAGGACGCTGCCGATCGCGTCACCGGCGACGCCTGGGACTTCGCGCTCCTGGCCACCCGCCGCCGCCACCGCGACGACGTCGACGTCCGGGCCGAGGGCGACGCCGCCGACGGCTGGCTCGACGTCATCCAGACCTTCGCCGGCCTGCCCGGCAACGACCCCGTGCGGCTGGCGGACAGGTAA
- a CDS encoding TetR/AcrR family transcriptional regulator: MSATPHTDDPAVAPDLEPAARVPQGERTRVMRLRLMEATVECLVELGWPGTTTTVVSQRAGVSRGAQLHHFPTKQDLVVAAVEHLTERRRLELAQSAADLPAQGRTRAALDLIAAQYVSPVFFAALELWVAARTDAVLRDAVVPLERRFGRDAHAYTLALLGVDESRGRNRQHVQATLDLARGLGLAASLTDDSARRASILDAWADTLDRELET, encoded by the coding sequence GTGTCCGCGACCCCCCACACCGACGACCCGGCCGTCGCGCCCGACCTCGAACCGGCGGCTCGCGTGCCGCAGGGGGAGCGCACCCGGGTCATGCGGCTGCGGCTCATGGAGGCGACCGTCGAGTGCCTCGTGGAGCTCGGCTGGCCCGGCACCACCACGACCGTGGTCAGCCAGCGCGCCGGCGTGAGCCGCGGAGCGCAGCTGCACCACTTCCCGACCAAGCAGGACCTGGTCGTCGCGGCCGTGGAGCACCTGACCGAACGGCGGCGGCTCGAGCTGGCGCAGTCGGCGGCCGACCTGCCGGCGCAGGGACGCACCCGCGCGGCACTCGACCTGATCGCGGCCCAGTACGTGTCGCCGGTCTTCTTCGCGGCGCTCGAGCTCTGGGTCGCGGCCCGCACCGATGCCGTCCTGCGGGACGCCGTCGTGCCCCTCGAGCGGCGCTTCGGACGGGACGCACACGCCTACACCCTGGCCCTGCTCGGCGTCGACGAGAGCCGGGGCCGCAACCGCCAGCACGTGCAGGCGACCCTCGACCTGGCGCGCGGCCTCGGGCTGGCCGCGTCGCTCACCGACGACAGCGCCCGACGGGCGTCGATCCTCGACGCCTGGGCCGACACCCTCGACCGTGAGCTGGAGACCTGA
- a CDS encoding DUF3352 domain-containing protein, with protein sequence MSTLPPPPGAPGPETSAGSGTLPPPPGGSDGATASGGPPRRSRRGLKIGIGVLALALVAGAAIGVVAYTKLSGGGPQPADVLPASTVAYVRLDLDPSASQKIALLDLINRVPEVRQELGLEDVDSQADLREVAFTDWFGLEDACGVDYEDDVKPWIGERVGLGLIGSFEITDDEDETERSIAENSVLVLQVTDEDKARAGITKLVEECGVLEDVAGELGDDLDEPGIAFRDGYALVTISPDSAEAVDAAAGEGTLGGDNEKFSDDMDTLGEDGVASVWYDQGALFEKAQEAIEELGDDAPADIEAFLEAYEILDTAAVTVRATDDSLEAAGVTTLTRDLDTPDEDGIAGLPEDTLIGASLVGGSQFADNIWSSILPLGELFFAFEAIDECFPGDEPDAVEPDASPVPEPELEPVDPTVPAPPEPVDPGTAIPEEEEDFQECTPPTFDDALEDFEDETGLTLPEDLGTLLGDELNIYVGSDGLDDLDRARDLDDLLDTVKAGIEITSDGDVVGVLESLVDYVGIDLDITETDDGAIIATNDDAAETLESDDGLSGSEAFGSVIGEHDRPLGGLFVDIGGVVEGLKAAGAPSDLTDDVSFLRAFGLAVWLEADDAVGFSAKLSFNPED encoded by the coding sequence ATGAGCACCTTGCCTCCGCCGCCCGGCGCACCGGGACCCGAGACCAGCGCCGGCAGCGGCACCCTGCCGCCCCCGCCCGGCGGCAGTGACGGGGCCACTGCCTCGGGCGGTCCCCCACGACGCAGCCGGCGCGGCCTGAAGATCGGCATCGGCGTGCTCGCGCTGGCGCTCGTCGCCGGTGCCGCGATCGGTGTGGTCGCCTACACCAAGCTCAGCGGCGGTGGACCTCAGCCGGCCGACGTCCTGCCGGCGAGCACGGTGGCCTACGTGCGCCTCGACCTCGACCCGTCCGCGAGCCAGAAGATCGCGCTGCTGGACCTGATCAACCGTGTGCCCGAGGTCCGCCAGGAGCTCGGCCTCGAGGACGTCGACTCGCAGGCCGATCTCCGTGAGGTAGCGTTCACCGACTGGTTCGGCCTCGAGGACGCCTGCGGCGTCGACTACGAGGACGACGTGAAGCCGTGGATCGGCGAGCGGGTGGGCCTGGGCCTGATCGGCAGCTTCGAGATCACCGACGACGAGGACGAGACCGAGCGGAGCATCGCCGAGAACTCCGTCCTCGTCCTCCAGGTCACCGACGAGGACAAGGCCCGCGCGGGCATCACGAAGCTCGTCGAGGAGTGCGGCGTGCTCGAGGACGTCGCCGGCGAGCTCGGCGACGACCTCGACGAGCCGGGCATCGCGTTCCGCGACGGCTATGCGCTCGTGACCATCTCCCCCGACAGCGCCGAGGCGGTCGACGCGGCCGCCGGCGAGGGCACCCTCGGCGGCGACAACGAGAAGTTCAGCGACGACATGGACACGCTCGGCGAGGACGGTGTCGCGTCGGTCTGGTACGACCAGGGCGCCCTGTTCGAGAAGGCCCAGGAGGCCATCGAGGAGCTCGGCGACGACGCCCCCGCCGACATCGAGGCGTTCCTCGAGGCCTACGAGATCCTCGACACCGCGGCAGTCACGGTCCGCGCCACCGACGACTCGCTCGAGGCCGCCGGCGTCACGACGCTCACCCGCGACCTCGACACGCCCGACGAGGACGGCATCGCGGGCCTGCCCGAGGACACCCTGATCGGGGCGTCCCTGGTCGGCGGCAGCCAGTTCGCCGACAACATCTGGAGCTCGATCCTGCCCCTGGGCGAGCTGTTCTTCGCCTTCGAGGCGATCGATGAGTGCTTCCCCGGCGACGAGCCCGACGCCGTCGAGCCCGATGCCAGCCCGGTGCCGGAGCCCGAGCTCGAGCCGGTCGATCCCACGGTGCCGGCGCCGCCCGAGCCGGTCGATCCGGGCACCGCGATCCCCGAGGAGGAGGAGGACTTCCAGGAGTGCACTCCCCCGACGTTCGACGACGCCCTGGAGGACTTCGAGGACGAGACCGGACTCACCCTGCCGGAGGACCTCGGGACGCTGCTCGGTGACGAGCTGAACATCTACGTCGGGTCCGACGGCCTCGACGACCTGGACCGCGCGCGGGACCTGGACGACCTGCTCGACACGGTCAAGGCCGGGATCGAGATCACGTCCGACGGCGACGTGGTCGGCGTGCTGGAGTCGCTGGTCGACTACGTGGGGATCGACCTCGACATCACCGAGACCGACGACGGCGCCATCATCGCGACGAACGACGACGCGGCCGAGACGCTGGAGTCCGACGACGGCCTGTCCGGGTCCGAGGCCTTCGGCTCCGTGATCGGGGAGCACGACCGCCCGCTCGGCGGGCTGTTCGTCGACATCGGCGGAGTCGTCGAGGGGCTCAAGGCGGCCGGTGCGCCGTCGGACCTCACGGACGACGTGTCGTTCCTGCGGGCGTTCGGCCTCGCGGTCTGGCTCGAGGCCGACGACGCGGTCGGCTTCAGCGCCAAGCTCAGCTTCAACCCGGAGGACTGA
- a CDS encoding alpha/beta hydrolase encodes MSAEFKNRQTSVWERTDAPRDGALRVVRRGRGPLQVVHEQAIVHETPTLRARVLARGLRLVAKPMLVLLPFTDHTLALVHRLDALSAKRPRSEHVDRAVLSLGGVPAEAMNHRYGPPSEVTVLYFHGGGFFSGSIETHRRVCERLALTTGGTVISVDYVQLPHGAVADSVSDAITAYEALATESTHPGKLVVAGDSAGGYLAMKVAELATSRGLPRPAAIVGFSPLLSLDPDRVDKEGIERVSRVNDAYLPLRKIRTVRRRWMPEEGAIEGFDSPLDAVHLIDSPTFLVAVEDEILRPEVEALAVQLSARGVEVETHLWRGQVHAFPVVVDVLEESREAVRLAGRFVRLAVGEEVADEAPLTDQDHVSAEPLTGEVVSEGSPEAAAVDGYVVGAAVPGPGPRTAAGPAPRRWWQFWRRG; translated from the coding sequence ATGAGTGCCGAGTTCAAGAATCGCCAGACCAGCGTGTGGGAGCGCACCGACGCGCCCCGCGACGGCGCTCTGCGCGTGGTGCGTCGAGGTCGCGGGCCCCTGCAGGTCGTGCACGAGCAGGCCATCGTGCACGAGACGCCCACCCTGCGGGCCCGCGTGCTGGCGCGGGGGCTGCGCCTGGTCGCCAAGCCCATGCTGGTGCTGCTCCCCTTCACCGATCACACCCTGGCGCTCGTGCACCGCCTGGACGCGCTCTCCGCGAAGCGACCCCGGTCGGAGCACGTCGACCGCGCGGTCCTCAGCCTCGGGGGGGTCCCCGCGGAGGCGATGAACCACCGCTACGGGCCCCCGAGCGAGGTGACGGTCCTGTACTTCCACGGCGGCGGCTTCTTCTCCGGCAGCATCGAGACGCACCGCCGCGTCTGCGAGCGGTTGGCGCTCACGACCGGCGGCACCGTGATCTCCGTCGACTACGTGCAGCTGCCGCACGGCGCCGTGGCCGACTCCGTCAGCGACGCCATCACGGCGTACGAGGCCCTGGCCACCGAGTCGACCCACCCCGGCAAGCTCGTCGTGGCCGGCGACTCCGCCGGCGGGTACCTCGCGATGAAGGTCGCCGAGCTGGCGACCAGTCGCGGGCTCCCGCGCCCGGCCGCCATCGTCGGCTTCTCGCCGCTGCTCAGCCTCGACCCCGATCGCGTCGACAAGGAGGGCATCGAGCGCGTCAGCCGGGTCAACGACGCCTACCTGCCGCTGCGCAAGATCCGTACGGTCCGCCGGCGGTGGATGCCCGAGGAGGGCGCGATCGAGGGCTTCGACTCCCCGCTCGACGCGGTCCACCTGATCGACTCGCCGACGTTCCTCGTGGCGGTCGAGGACGAGATCCTCCGGCCCGAGGTCGAGGCCCTCGCCGTGCAGCTCTCGGCCCGCGGCGTGGAGGTCGAGACCCACCTGTGGCGCGGCCAGGTGCACGCGTTCCCGGTGGTGGTCGACGTGCTCGAGGAGAGCCGCGAGGCGGTCCGCCTCGCCGGACGCTTCGTCCGCCTCGCCGTGGGCGAGGAGGTCGCCGACGAGGCGCCGCTCACCGACCAGGACCACGTGTCGGCCGAGCCCCTCACGGGCGAGGTCGTGTCGGAGGGCTCGCCGGAGGCCGCAGCCGTCGACGGCTACGTCGTGGGTGCCGCGGTCCCCGGCCCCGGTCCGCGGACCGCGGCCGGGCCGGCCCCCCGCCGCTGGTGGCAGTTCTGGCGCCGGGGCTAG
- a CDS encoding flavin-containing monooxygenase — MNAVTGTTSGVSRAPDAHVHDAVIVGAGFGGMGAAIALRQRGRRDVVILEREDDLGGTWHVNRYPGIAVDIPSSTYSYSFAPNPYWSRLYAPGAELKKYADHVAALYELRPSMRFGVSVERAAWDEAGGAWVVTQSDGATVRGRLLLTATGFLSQPRLPDIPGVETFAGKVIHTAAWDADHDLTGEDVAVIGTGATAVQLVPEVARVARHLTVYQRTAIWVTPKLDGPVPRAVQRLFAAVPLTQRVARGVGSAVLEAIMVTGVLRYERFSSFNRAAASAATRHLHRQVSDPELRRKLTPDYSFGCKRPTFSNTYFPTFTQPHVDLETTSIAHVDERGIVTTDGRRRDIDTLVLATGFDLWDANFPAFTIEGTGGKDLGAFWRSERFQAYEGVSVPGFPNFFSLNSPWSYSGLSYFTTIESQMKHIDRLLTEVDRRGASRFEVTEEANARFLAQVRRQVGSSVFAHGSCGTSRSYYFNQHGEATLLRPTSTLNAFREAGRFPLSDYDLAS, encoded by the coding sequence ATGAACGCTGTGACCGGCACCACGTCCGGGGTTTCGCGCGCGCCCGACGCCCACGTCCACGACGCCGTCATCGTGGGGGCCGGATTCGGAGGCATGGGGGCCGCGATCGCGCTGCGCCAGCGCGGGCGGCGCGACGTCGTGATCCTCGAGCGCGAGGACGACCTCGGCGGCACGTGGCACGTCAACCGGTACCCGGGCATCGCGGTCGACATCCCGTCGTCGACCTACTCGTACTCGTTCGCGCCGAATCCGTACTGGTCACGCCTGTACGCACCCGGCGCCGAGCTCAAGAAGTACGCCGACCACGTGGCGGCGCTGTACGAGCTGCGGCCGTCCATGCGCTTCGGCGTCTCGGTCGAGCGCGCGGCGTGGGACGAGGCCGGCGGGGCCTGGGTCGTCACGCAGAGCGACGGCGCCACGGTCCGCGGTCGTCTCCTGCTGACCGCCACCGGGTTCCTGTCGCAGCCCCGGTTGCCCGACATCCCCGGCGTCGAGACGTTCGCCGGGAAGGTCATCCACACCGCCGCCTGGGACGCCGACCACGACCTGACCGGCGAGGACGTCGCCGTCATCGGCACAGGCGCCACCGCGGTGCAGCTCGTGCCCGAGGTCGCCCGCGTGGCCCGCCACCTCACCGTCTACCAGCGCACCGCGATCTGGGTGACGCCGAAGCTCGACGGTCCGGTCCCCCGCGCGGTGCAGCGACTCTTCGCGGCCGTCCCCCTCACGCAGCGTGTCGCACGCGGCGTGGGCAGCGCGGTGCTCGAGGCGATCATGGTGACCGGGGTGCTCCGGTACGAGCGGTTCAGCTCGTTCAACCGCGCTGCCGCATCGGCCGCGACGCGCCACCTCCACCGCCAGGTGAGCGATCCGGAGCTGCGCCGCAAGCTCACCCCCGACTACTCGTTCGGCTGCAAGCGGCCCACCTTCTCCAACACGTACTTCCCGACGTTCACCCAGCCGCACGTCGACCTCGAGACGACGTCGATCGCGCACGTCGACGAGCGGGGCATCGTCACGACCGACGGCCGCCGGCGCGACATCGACACGCTCGTGCTGGCGACGGGATTCGACCTGTGGGACGCCAACTTCCCGGCGTTCACGATCGAGGGCACAGGCGGCAAGGACCTCGGCGCGTTCTGGCGCAGCGAGCGCTTCCAGGCGTACGAGGGCGTCAGCGTGCCGGGCTTCCCGAACTTCTTCAGCCTCAACTCGCCGTGGTCGTACTCGGGCCTGTCGTACTTCACGACGATCGAGTCGCAGATGAAGCACATCGACCGGCTGCTGACCGAGGTCGACCGCCGGGGCGCGAGCCGCTTCGAGGTCACCGAGGAGGCCAACGCGCGGTTCCTCGCTCAGGTACGCCGCCAGGTGGGCAGCTCGGTCTTCGCCCACGGCAGCTGCGGCACGTCGCGCAGCTACTACTTCAACCAGCACGGCGAGGCCACGCTCCTGCGCCCGACCTCGACCCTCAACGCCTTCCGCGAGGCCGGCCGCTTCCCCCTCTCCGACTACGACCTGGCCTCCTAG